The following proteins are encoded in a genomic region of Cricetulus griseus strain 17A/GY chromosome 7, alternate assembly CriGri-PICRH-1.0, whole genome shotgun sequence:
- the Gpatch11 gene encoding G patch domain-containing protein 11 isoform X1, which yields MKLNMAEEEDYMSDSFINVQEDIRPGVPMLRQIREARRKEERQQEANLKNRQKSVKEEEQERRDIGLKNALGCENKGFALLQKMGYKSGQALGKSGDGIVEPIPLNVKTGKSGIGHESLLKRKAEERLENYRRKIHMKNQNEEKATEQFRMRLKNKQDEMKLEGDLRRSQRACQQLDTQKNIQVPREAWYWLKPEEETEEEEEEEQDEDEYTSEDLSALEKLQILTSYLREEHLYCIWCGTAYEDKEDLSSNCPGPTSADHD from the exons ATGAAGTTGAACATGGCAGAAGAAGAAGATTACATGTCAGATTCTTTCATTAATGTTCA AGAAGATATCAGACCAGGCGTGCCAATGCTGAGGCAGATCCGGGAGGCCCGTCGTAAAGAAGAAAGACAACAGGAAGCTAATCTGAAAAACAGGCAGAAGAGTGTGAAAGAAGAAGAGCAGGAAAGACGTGACATCGGGTTGAAGAATGCACTAGGCTGTGAAAACAAAGGGTTCGCTCTGCTCCAAAAGATGGGGTACAAGAGTGGGCAGGCTCTGGGCAAGAGTG gagATGGTATTGTTGAACCAATTCCTCTCAATGTCAAAACAG GAAAAAGTGGCATAGGTCACGAGTCATTATTAAAACGGAAAGCAGAAGAAAGGCTAGAAAACTACAGGagaaaaattcatatgaaaaaccaaaatgaagaaaaggcCACCGAGCAGTTCCG GATGCGACTGAAAAATAAGCAAGATGAGATGAAACTCGAAGGAGACCTGAGGAGAAGCCAGCGAGCTTGCCAGCAGCTGGATACCCAGAAG AATATTCAGGTTCCCAGGGAGGCATGGTACTGGTTAAAGCCTGAAGAGGagactgaggaagaggaagaggaagaacaggaTGAAGATGAATACACGAGTGAAGATTTGAGT GCACTGGAAAAACTGCAGATACTCACCAGCTACTTGCGAGAAGAGCATCTATATTGCATTTGGTGTGGGACAGCCTACGAAG
- the Gpatch11 gene encoding G patch domain-containing protein 11 isoform X2 — translation MKLNMAEEEDYMSDSFINVQEDIRPGVPMLRQIREARRKEERQQEANLKNRQKSVKEEEQERRDIGLKNALGCENKGFALLQKMGYKSGQALGKSGDGIVEPIPLNVKTGKSGIGHESLLKRKAEERLENYRRKIHMKNQNEEKATEQFRMRLKNKQDEMKLEGDLRRSQRACQQLDTQKNIQVPREAWYWLKPEEETEEEEEEEQDEDEYTSEDLSSSLVNKWLVS, via the exons ATGAAGTTGAACATGGCAGAAGAAGAAGATTACATGTCAGATTCTTTCATTAATGTTCA AGAAGATATCAGACCAGGCGTGCCAATGCTGAGGCAGATCCGGGAGGCCCGTCGTAAAGAAGAAAGACAACAGGAAGCTAATCTGAAAAACAGGCAGAAGAGTGTGAAAGAAGAAGAGCAGGAAAGACGTGACATCGGGTTGAAGAATGCACTAGGCTGTGAAAACAAAGGGTTCGCTCTGCTCCAAAAGATGGGGTACAAGAGTGGGCAGGCTCTGGGCAAGAGTG gagATGGTATTGTTGAACCAATTCCTCTCAATGTCAAAACAG GAAAAAGTGGCATAGGTCACGAGTCATTATTAAAACGGAAAGCAGAAGAAAGGCTAGAAAACTACAGGagaaaaattcatatgaaaaaccaaaatgaagaaaaggcCACCGAGCAGTTCCG GATGCGACTGAAAAATAAGCAAGATGAGATGAAACTCGAAGGAGACCTGAGGAGAAGCCAGCGAGCTTGCCAGCAGCTGGATACCCAGAAG AATATTCAGGTTCCCAGGGAGGCATGGTACTGGTTAAAGCCTGAAGAGGagactgaggaagaggaagaggaagaacaggaTGAAGATGAATACACGAGTGAAGATTTGAGT TCGTCTCTTGTGAACAAATGGTTAGTCAGCTGA